The Saccharomonospora cyanea NA-134 genome includes a region encoding these proteins:
- a CDS encoding GNAT family N-acetyltransferase, with translation MNTLPTFAEKPTLEGRRVLLRPVTAADAPALVAALADPEVRRLTGTHHAFPPGRELEQAGQWYSTRGDHTDRLDLAIVERASGDYAGEVVLSDLDPENRWCSLRVALASSRVFGRGYGTEAIRLVLGHAFETVGLHRVELEVYAFNPRARHVYEKVGFVLEGTKRQALFWDGEWIDTHVMGILAHEWREHRRTG, from the coding sequence GTGAACACACTGCCGACCTTCGCCGAGAAACCGACGCTGGAAGGCCGTCGCGTCCTGCTCCGCCCCGTGACCGCTGCCGATGCCCCCGCCCTCGTGGCCGCGCTGGCCGACCCGGAGGTGCGCAGGCTCACCGGCACCCACCACGCCTTTCCCCCTGGACGGGAGTTGGAACAGGCCGGGCAGTGGTACAGCACCCGAGGCGACCACACCGACCGGCTCGACCTCGCGATCGTCGAACGCGCTTCCGGCGACTACGCCGGTGAGGTCGTGTTGAGCGACCTCGATCCCGAGAACCGATGGTGTTCCCTGCGTGTCGCGCTGGCGAGCAGCAGGGTGTTCGGCCGGGGCTACGGCACCGAGGCCATCCGCCTGGTGCTCGGCCACGCGTTCGAGACGGTCGGTCTGCACCGCGTGGAGTTGGAGGTGTACGCGTTCAACCCGCGCGCTCGCCACGTGTACGAGAAGGTCGGTTTCGTGCTGGAGGGCACGAAGCGCCAGGCCCTGTTCTGGGACGGCGAGTGGATCGACACTCACGTGATGGGAATACTCGCCCACGAATGGCGCGAACACCGGAGAACCGGGTGA
- a CDS encoding sensor histidine kinase — MPAPGSRQVQTESAPESRRRALSTARARIIGWMLLLVLGALSVLTLVTWRLSVEDVDRRMDDALRGEIEEFGKLTRSGIDPATGQAFTSVKQVLNVAITYNLARPNEKFIGYVDGTFVYQSRQQAPVLLADDPNFTALVSTVDTPKEGVYESAAGEVRYLAVPVRLANDPREGVIVAAYFADQEREDVNEVARLMLGAGAGTILLVAAGAWMVAGRILRPLRDITVTARSITDTDLSRRIPQPSSRPGDEIGELVDTVNAMLDRVENGVAAQRRFVDDAGHELRTPITIVRGHLEVLDPADPEDVRDTVALVEDELVRMNRMVSDLLLLARSEQPEFLHAEPTDVAALTEAIFDKITGLGERDWALDHVADTPAVLDPQRITQAVVALADNAARYTPEGGRIALASHRDDDVVRFQVTDSGPGIAEEDRERIFERFARGGSGRRSEGAGLGLSIVRAIATSHGGRVTLDSEPGRGATFTVEVPVVAAPPHPGRHTEGGR, encoded by the coding sequence ATGCCCGCGCCCGGTTCCCGACAGGTGCAGACCGAGTCCGCCCCTGAGTCTCGGCGCCGTGCGCTGTCCACGGCACGTGCCCGCATCATCGGCTGGATGCTGCTGCTGGTGCTGGGGGCGCTGAGCGTTCTCACCCTGGTGACGTGGCGGTTGTCGGTGGAGGACGTCGACAGGCGCATGGACGATGCGCTGCGCGGTGAGATCGAGGAGTTCGGCAAGCTCACCAGAAGCGGCATCGACCCGGCCACGGGCCAGGCGTTCACCAGCGTGAAGCAGGTACTCAACGTCGCGATCACCTACAACCTCGCCAGGCCGAACGAGAAGTTCATCGGCTACGTCGACGGCACGTTCGTCTACCAGAGCAGACAGCAGGCACCCGTGTTGCTGGCCGACGACCCGAACTTCACCGCACTGGTGTCGACGGTGGACACGCCCAAGGAGGGGGTCTACGAGAGCGCCGCCGGAGAGGTGCGTTACCTCGCGGTGCCCGTGCGCCTGGCGAACGATCCCCGCGAGGGCGTGATCGTCGCCGCGTACTTCGCCGACCAGGAACGCGAGGACGTCAACGAGGTGGCCCGGCTGATGCTGGGGGCGGGCGCGGGGACGATCCTGCTCGTCGCCGCGGGCGCCTGGATGGTGGCGGGCCGGATCCTGCGGCCACTGCGCGACATCACGGTGACGGCGCGTTCGATCACCGACACCGACCTCTCGCGGCGCATCCCGCAACCGTCGAGCCGCCCCGGCGACGAGATCGGGGAACTCGTCGACACGGTGAACGCCATGCTCGACCGCGTGGAGAACGGCGTGGCCGCGCAACGCCGGTTCGTCGACGACGCCGGGCACGAGCTTCGGACTCCGATCACCATCGTCAGGGGACACCTGGAAGTCCTCGATCCCGCCGATCCCGAGGACGTCAGGGACACCGTGGCGCTCGTGGAGGACGAACTGGTGCGCATGAACCGCATGGTGTCCGACCTGCTGCTGCTCGCGCGGTCGGAACAGCCGGAGTTCCTGCACGCCGAGCCCACCGACGTCGCCGCTCTCACCGAAGCGATCTTCGACAAGATCACCGGCCTCGGCGAGCGGGACTGGGCACTCGACCACGTCGCCGACACCCCGGCGGTGCTCGATCCCCAGCGCATCACACAGGCTGTCGTGGCGCTCGCGGACAACGCGGCCAGGTACACCCCCGAGGGCGGCCGTATCGCGCTCGCCTCTCACCGCGATGACGACGTCGTCCGCTTCCAGGTCACGGACTCCGGCCCCGGAATCGCCGAGGAGGACCGCGAGCGCATCTTCGAACGGTTCGCGCGCGGTGGTTCGGGCCGGCGATCCGAGGGCGCGGGACTGGGCCTGTCGATCGTGCGGGCGATCGCCACGTCCCACGGCGGACGGGTCACGTTGGACAGCGAACCGGGGCGGGGTGCGACCTTCACGGTGGAGGTTCCCGTCGTGGCCGCGCCGCCACACCCCGGCAGGCACACCGAGGGAGGACGATGA
- a CDS encoding response regulator transcription factor, producing MSRILVAEDEPRIAAFVNKGLTANGFTVTVVEDGPAAYEYALTGSFDLMVLDIGLPGMDGFTVLRKLRSERCPIPVIILTARDSVQDTVAGLEGGADDYMPKPFRFEELLARVRLRLVSDRATEPTVLSYGGLQLDLRTRRAHVGTDTVDLSAREFALAETFLRHPGQVLSREQLLSRVWGYDFDPGSNVVDVYVRYLRRKLGADRITTVRGMGYRLEERD from the coding sequence ATGAGCCGGATCCTGGTCGCGGAGGACGAGCCTCGTATCGCCGCGTTCGTCAACAAGGGACTCACCGCCAACGGTTTCACGGTCACGGTGGTCGAGGACGGCCCCGCCGCGTACGAGTACGCGCTCACGGGTTCGTTCGACCTCATGGTGCTCGACATCGGGTTGCCGGGCATGGACGGGTTCACCGTGCTGCGCAAGCTGCGCTCGGAACGCTGCCCGATCCCCGTGATCATCCTGACGGCACGGGACTCCGTGCAGGACACGGTGGCGGGCCTGGAGGGCGGCGCGGACGACTACATGCCCAAGCCGTTCCGTTTCGAGGAACTGCTGGCTCGGGTGCGGCTTCGGTTGGTGTCCGACCGGGCGACCGAGCCGACCGTGCTGTCCTACGGCGGGCTGCAACTCGACCTGCGGACGCGACGTGCCCACGTGGGCACCGACACGGTCGACCTGTCGGCTCGGGAGTTCGCGCTCGCCGAGACGTTCCTGCGGCATCCCGGCCAGGTGCTGTCACGGGAACAGTTGCTCAGCCGGGTCTGGGGTTACGACTTCGACCCCGGGTCCAACGTCGTCGACGTCTACGTCCGCTATCTGCGTCGCAAGCTCGGGGCCGACCGGATCACCACGGTCCGGGGGATGGGCTACCGGCTGGAGGAACGCGACTGA